The following coding sequences are from one Neurospora crassa OR74A linkage group I, whole genome shotgun sequence window:
- the gla-2 gene encoding alpha-glucosidase, variant, with protein MAVFTSASFFLLAALVPQWTSAQHVSVVATSSGPGVLSGTVAGDSPMFTFPASADIGPNVLPNIFDPQAVNVQSVCPGYTAANAQKTEKGLTADLTLAGPPCNVYGNDIEHLKLTIEFQADNRINVQIQPRYTGPGNETWFILPEVLVPRPEAEPDANAARSKLEISWSNEPTFSFTVKRKETGDVLFTTEGRVLVYEDQFIEFGSSLPENYNLYGLGEVMHGFRLGNNLTRTLFAADVGDNLDANIYGNHPIYLDTRYFTKDESGKLSYVSDPADKNAKYVSYTNGVFLRNAHAQEVLLRPEGITWRTLGGSIDLYFFEGPFAQDIIKSYQLSTVGLPAMQQYWTLGFHQCRWGYSNWTVVKDVVDNFRKFGIPLETIWTDIDYMKGYRDFENDPDQFSYEEGARFLEELHKNHQHYVPIVDSAIYVPNPDKPEDDYEPYHRGLEADAFIMNPDGSLYIGAVWPGYTVFPDWIGAALNGTGTVGWWTDEFVRYYKKVAFDGIWIDMSEVASFCIGSCGTGNLTLNPVHPPWGLPGEPGALVLDYPEGFEKTNASEASSATSVYKTQNPDPTTTASTTSTTSYLRTTPTPGVRNINYPPYVINNFHGDIGTHALSPNGTHHGGTVDYDFHNLFGHQILHATYQALLKVFEGKRPFIIGRSTFAGSGKWAGHWGGDNYSLWAFLYFSIPQALSFSIFGFPMFGVDTCGFNGNTDHELCSRWMQLSAFFPFYRNHNVRGAISQEPYVWSSVIDASKKAMRIRYLLLPYMYTLMAQASLSGDTVMRALSWEFPQEPWLADADRQFMLGSAVMVTPCLVQGANTVDGVFPGVGDGTIWYDWYTYKAASEGVQPGENVTIDAPLGHIPVFLRGGHVIPVQEPGMTTTESRQNEWSVIVALDGAGKANGTLYLDDGESLEPGENVKWVDFTVEKNSFRVTPQGKYLDRNSLANVTILGVAEAPLGVAINSHLLGSASWSYDSEGKFLSVTELQDNFKEGAWASNWTLSWNSASNSGSSPVQGGGGRLEFSTPNLLHAAAFGILFGRMFVV; from the exons ATGGCCGTCTTCACAtcggcttccttctttcttcttgcGGCTCTTGTCCCTCAATGGACATCTGCTCAACATGTATCTGTGGTTGCAACGTCATCTGGACCTGGTGTGTTGAGCGGGACGGTGGCAGGGGATTCCCCTATGTTCACTTTCCCAGCTTCGGCTGACATCGGACCAAATGTCTTACCGAACATTTTCGACCCGCAAGCAGTTAATGTTCAAAGCGTCTGTCCAGGATATACAGCTGCTAATGCACAAAAGACGGAGAAGGGACTCACGGCTGACTTGACCCTTGCTGGCCCTCCCTGCAATGTCTATGGCAACGACATCGAGCACCTGAAGCTTACCATTGAGTTTCAGGCGGACAATCGGATCAATGTCCAGATTCAACCTCGCTATACTGGCCCCGGTAATGAAACCTGGTTCATACTTCCTGAGGTGCTCGTGCCACGACCAGAGGCCGAGCCTGATGCGAATGCCGCTAGAAGCAAGCTGGAAATCTCGTGGTCGAATGAGCCCACCTTCTCCTTCACAGTGAAGCGTAAGGAGACTGGAGATGTCTTGTTCACGACCGAGGGCCGTGTCCTTGTTTATGAGGATCAGTTCATCGAGTTCGGCTCCTCTTTACCCGAGAATTACAACCTGTATGGTCTCGGCGAAGTTATGCATGGCTTTAGACTGGGGAACAATCTGACAC GCACGCTGTTCGCTGCGGATGTGGGCGACAACCTCGATGCCAACATCTACGGCAACCACCCGATCTATCTCGACACCAGATACTTCACCAAGGACGAGTCTGGAAAATTAAGCTACGTTTCCGACCCAGCAGACAAGAATGCCAAATATGTTTCGTATACAAACGGTGTCTTCCTTCGAAATGCTCATGCACAGGAAGTGCTCCTTCGACCCGAAGGTATCACCTGGAGGACTCTCGGCGGAAGCATCGATTTGTACTTCTTTGAGGGACCTTTTGCTCAGGATATCATCAAGTCTTATCAGCTCAGTACCGTTGGTCTTCCTGCAATGCAGCAGTATTGGACTCTTGGCTTTCACCAATGTCGCTGGGGATACTCGAACTGGACTGTTGTGAAGGATGTCGTTGACAATTTCCGCAAGTTTGGCATCCCGTTGGAGACAATCTGGA CCGACATTGATTACATGAAGGGCTATCGTGACTTTGAAAACGACCCTGATCAGTTCAGCTACGAGGAAGGCGCCAGGTTCCTCGAGGAGCTTCACAAGAATCACCAGCACTACGTGCCGATTGTCGACTCGGCCATCTATGTTCCAAATCCTGACAAGCCAGAAGATGATTACGAACCTTACCACCGTGGACTCGAAGCTGATGCTTTCATCATGAACCCAGACGGTTCGCTCTATATCGGTGCAGTGTGGCCTGGCTACACCGTGTTTCCGGACTGGATTGGTGCCGCCCTCAACGGTACAGGTACCGTCGGCTGGTGGACGGACGAGTTTGTTAGGTACTATAAGAAGGTCGCTTTTGATGGCATCTGGATTGACATGAGCGAGGTTGCTTCTTTCTGCATCGGAAGCTGTGGCACGGGCAACCTGACGCTCAATCCGGTTCATCCACCATGGGGTCTTCCCGGTGAGCCAGGCGCTCTTGTGCTCGATTACCCCGAAGGTTTTGAAAAAACCAACGCGAGTGAGGCATCCTCTGCAACGTCGGTTTACAAAACGCAGAACCCAGACCCCACGACTACAGCCAGCACCACTAGCACTACTTCTTACCTCAGGACGACACCGACTCCTGGAGTGCGCAATATCAACTATCCACCATATGTCATCAACAACTTCCACGGCGACATTGGTACTCACGCCCTGAGCCCCAATGGTACCCACCATGGCGGCACAGTCGACTATGACTTCCACAACTTGTTCGGCCATCAGATCCTCCACGCAACCTACCAGGCACTTCTCAAAGTCTTTGAGGGCAAGCGTCCTTTTATCATCGGCCGCAGCACCTTTGCGGGTTCTGGCAAATGGGCCGGTCACTGGGGTGGTGATAACTATTCCCTATGGGCGTTTCTGTACTTTAGCATTCCCCAGGCCCTatccttctccatcttcggTTTCCCCATGTTCGGCGTAGATACCTGCGGCTTCAATGGCAACACGGACCACGAGCTGTGCTCACGATGGATGCAGCTCAGCGCCTTTTTCCCATTCTACCGCAACCACAACGTCCGTGGCGCCATCAGCCAGGAGCCCTACGTGTGGAGCTCTGTGATCGATGCGTCCAAGAAGGCGATGAGGATTCGATACCTCCTGCTCCCGTACATGTACACACTTATGGCCCAGGCCAGCCTGTCTGGAGATACGGTCATGCGCGCACTCTCGTGGGAGTTCCCGCAAGAGCCGTGGTTGGCGGATGCGGATCGCCAGTTCATGTTGGGCAGCGCGGTGATGGTGACACCATGTCTTGTTCAAGGGGCCAATACAGTGGACGGCGTGTTTCCTGGAGTTGGCGATGGGACCATCTGGTATGATTGGTATACATACAAGGCCGCCAGTGAGGGTGTTCAGCCTGGGGAGAATGTAACGATCGATGCACCTCTGGGACACATTCCGGTTTTTCTACGGGGTGGCCATGTCATTCCAGTGCAAGAGCCGGGCATGACTACGACGGAGAGCAGACAAAATGAGTGGAGTGTCATCGTTGCTCTTGATGGTGCGGGTAAGGCGAATGGTACGTTGTATCTGGATGATGGTGAGAGTTTGGAGCCGGGTGAGAATGTGAAGTGGGTTGAT TTCACGGTTGAGAAGAACTCATTTCGAGTGACACCTCAGGGCAAGTACCTTGACCGAAACTCACTGGCCAACGTCACGATCCTGGGAGTGGCCGAGGCACCTCTGGGAGTGGCTATTAATAGTCATCTGCTCGGATCAGCTTCTTGGTCCTACGACTCCGAGGGGAAGTTCCTTTCGGTAACCGAGCTGCAGGACAACTTCAAGGAAGGGGCGTGGGCATCCAACTGGACGCTGTCGTGGAACTCGGCCTCAAACTCGGGCTCGTCTCCTGTTcagggaggcggcggcaggcTCGAGTTCAGCACGCCCAATTTGCTCCATGCAGCTGCTTTCGGCATCCTTTTTGGCCGCATGTTTGTAGTTTAG
- the sor-4 gene encoding RCO3 — protein MAIFAMGWQKPDNVAGSSAPAIMVGLFVATGGLLLGYDTGTINGILAMKSFKDHFSTGYIDGNGQPGIYPKESALIVAMLSAGTAIGALLAAPLGDHYGRRRSLIGAIGIFVIGAILQVCAYNIDLLVAGRTVAGVGIGIVSVLVPLYQSEMAPKWIRGTLVCTYQLSITMGLLAAAVVNILTYKLKTAAAYRVPIGLQLTWACVLALGLTVLPETPRYLIKRGDKNAAALSLSRLRRLDITHPALVEELAEIEANHQYEMALGPDSYKDILFGEPHLGRRTFTGCCLQMLQQLTGVNFIMYYGTTFFNNAGVGNPFKISLIMQVINTASTIPGLFVVESWGRRRLLMVGAIGMAICQLLIAAFATASGSNNLSAQNKVLITFVAIYIFFFAASWGPVVWVVTSEIYPLKVRAKSMSITTASNWFLNFGIAYGTPYMQTNSAASDESSIDLGSKVFFVWGAFCIVAVGFVWCMVYETSKISLEQIDEMYERVDHAWHSRRFEPSWSFQEMRDLGFSDGGIPPTQQLQQQPQQPQQQQQQHHQQQQHQLQVDLQQSQSRTSNSSTSQTDTGGSNNTGASQDDKLVASLGNIDLSY, from the exons ATGGCGATCTTCGCCATGGGCTGGCAGAAGCCCGACAATGTCGCTGGCTCATCTGCCCCAGCGATTATGGTCGGCCTGTTTGTCGCCACAGGCGGCTTACTCCTTGGCTATGACACTGG AACCATCAACGGCATTCTTGCCATGAAATCGTTCAAAGACCACTTTTCAACCGGCTACATCGACGGCAACGGACAGCCTGGCATATACCCAAAGGAGAGTGCGTTAATCGTTGCCATGCTCAGCGCCGGAACCGCCATCGGAGCCTTACTCGCTGCGCCTCTCGGAGATCACTATGGACGTCGCCGGTCCCTTATTGGCGCCATCGGAATTTTCGTAATAGGCGCCATCCTGCAGGTTTGTGCATATAACATCGATCTGTTGGTGGCAGGAAG GACGGTTGCCGGTGTTGGTATCGGCATTGTCTCAGTGCTTGTCCCCTTATATCAGTCTGAGATGGCACCCAAGTGGATTCGAGGAACACTGGTGTGCACCTACCAActctccatcaccatggGGCTTCTTGCCGCTGCCGTGGTCAACATCCTCACATACAAATTGAAGACAGCTGCTGCCTACCGGGTACCAATAGGACTTCAGCTAACCTGGGCCTGCGTCTTGGCCCTGGGCTTGACCGTGTTACCCGAAACTCCTCGTTACCTCATCAAACGTGGAGACAAGAACGCCGCTGCGCTTTCTCTCAGTCGGCTGCGTCGACTGGACATTACTCACCCTGCCTTGGTCGAGGAGCTTGCCGAAATCGAAGCAAACCATCAATACGAGATGGCACTGGGTCCCGACTCTTACAAGGACATTCTCTTTGGCGAACCTCACCTTGGCCGTCGCACGTTTACAGGTTGCTGTCTGCAGATGCTACAACAGCTTACCGGCGTGAACTTTATCATGTACTATGGAACCACCTTTTTTAATAACGCTGGCGTTGGAAACCCCTTCAAGATCTCTCTCATCATGCAAGTCATCAACACAGCATCGACCATACCCGGATTGTTCGTAGTCGAATCATGGGGCCGGCGTCGGCTCTTGATGGTGGGCGCCATAGGCATGGCCATCTGTCAGCTGCTGATCGCTGCCTTCGCGACGGCCAGCGGCTCCAACAACCTATCAGCACAGAACAAGGTCCTCATTACCTTTGTTGCGATAtacatcttcttctttgctgcATCATGGGGCCCAGTTGTATGGGTCGTCACCTCCGAGATTTATCCGCTCAAGGTTAGAGCCAAATCCATGTCGATAACTACGGCTTCAAATTGGTTCCTCAATTTTGGCATCGCCTACGGCACCCCGTATATGCAAACGAACAGTGCAGCGAGCGACGAAAGCTCGATAGATCTCGGCTCTAAAGTGTTTTTCGTATGGGGCGCGTTTTGCATAGTAGCGGTCGGCTTTGTATGGTGTATGGTTTACGAGACTAGCAAGATCAGTCTCGAACAAATTGATGAGATGTACGAGAGAGTTGACCATGCGTGGCACAGCAGGCGCTTCGAACCTAGTTGGAGTTTCCAGGAGATGCGAGACCTTGGCTTCTCCGATGGCGGCATACCGCCAACGCAgcagctgcagcagcagccgcagcagccgcagcagcaacaacaacaacaccaccaacaacaacaacaccaactacAAGTTGACCTACAGCAATCGCAGTCACGCACTAGCAACTCCAGCACGTCTCAAACCGACACGGGCGGGAGCAATAACACCGGGGCGTCACAAGACGATAAACTTGTGGCATCCTTGGGCAACATCGATCTCAGCTattga
- the gla-2 gene encoding alpha-glucosidase has product MMRPGKIGQTQLERITFTTTGLAWMTQIYGSQLQAQVQQQPHEAHPNLNPIAVPVAGSYLRHRDFDIFKLLYQFWTLNYPLQAAVLLAQLLFVNPVYAASKSRRNDSSSGKSGTQLVSKSFLDFDGVYQLEGSFGDNLRASTYLGISIFLYCLLGIFFISQGLRGIRQVGGTVKPGLLVMAVFTSASFFLLAALVPQWTSAQHVSVVATSSGPGVLSGTVAGDSPMFTFPASADIGPNVLPNIFDPQAVNVQSVCPGYTAANAQKTEKGLTADLTLAGPPCNVYGNDIEHLKLTIEFQADNRINVQIQPRYTGPGNETWFILPEVLVPRPEAEPDANAARSKLEISWSNEPTFSFTVKRKETGDVLFTTEGRVLVYEDQFIEFGSSLPENYNLYGLGEVMHGFRLGNNLTRTLFAADVGDNLDANIYGNHPIYLDTRYFTKDESGKLSYVSDPADKNAKYVSYTNGVFLRNAHAQEVLLRPEGITWRTLGGSIDLYFFEGPFAQDIIKSYQLSTVGLPAMQQYWTLGFHQCRWGYSNWTVVKDVVDNFRKFGIPLETIWTDIDYMKGYRDFENDPDQFSYEEGARFLEELHKNHQHYVPIVDSAIYVPNPDKPEDDYEPYHRGLEADAFIMNPDGSLYIGAVWPGYTVFPDWIGAALNGTGTVGWWTDEFVRYYKKVAFDGIWIDMSEVASFCIGSCGTGNLTLNPVHPPWGLPGEPGALVLDYPEGFEKTNASEASSATSVYKTQNPDPTTTASTTSTTSYLRTTPTPGVRNINYPPYVINNFHGDIGTHALSPNGTHHGGTVDYDFHNLFGHQILHATYQALLKVFEGKRPFIIGRSTFAGSGKWAGHWGGDNYSLWAFLYFSIPQALSFSIFGFPMFGVDTCGFNGNTDHELCSRWMQLSAFFPFYRNHNVRGAISQEPYVWSSVIDASKKAMRIRYLLLPYMYTLMAQASLSGDTVMRALSWEFPQEPWLADADRQFMLGSAVMVTPCLVQGANTVDGVFPGVGDGTIWYDWYTYKAASEGVQPGENVTIDAPLGHIPVFLRGGHVIPVQEPGMTTTESRQNEWSVIVALDGAGKANGTLYLDDGESLEPGENVKWVDFTVEKNSFRVTPQGKYLDRNSLANVTILGVAEAPLGVAINSHLLGSASWSYDSEGKFLSVTELQDNFKEGAWASNWTLSWNSASNSGSSPVQGGGGRLEFSTPNLLHAAAFGILFGRMFVV; this is encoded by the exons ATGATGCGTCCGGGGAAGATTGGACAAACACAATTGGAGAGGATTACCTTTACGACAACAGGATTGGCATGGATGACACAAATATACGGCTCGCAGTTGCAAGCGCAAGTGCAGCAGCAACCCCACGAAGCACATCCGAACTTGAATCCTATTGCCGTGCCTGTCGCCGGAAGCTACCTTAGACACAGAGATTTTGACATTTTCAAG CTACTCTACCAGTTTTGGACTCTTAATTACCCTCTCCAAGCAGCAGTCCTCCTCGCTCAGCTGCTCTTCGTCAACCCAGTCTACGCGGCCTCGAAGAGTAGACGGAACGACTCAAGCTCAGGAAAATCCGGCACACAACTAGTGTCGAAATCCTTCCTCGACTTTGACGGAGTTTACCAGCTCGAGGGCTCCTTCGGCGACAATCTACGAGCATCGACGTACCTGGGTATTTCCATATTTTTATATTGCCTGTTGGGCATCTTCTTCATATCCCAAGGTCTACGTGGGATACGACAAGTCGGGGGGACCGTCAAACCGGGTTTACTCGTCATGGCCGTCTTCACAtcggcttccttctttcttcttgcGGCTCTTGTCCCTCAATGGACATCTGCTCAACATGTATCTGTGGTTGCAACGTCATCTGGACCTGGTGTGTTGAGCGGGACGGTGGCAGGGGATTCCCCTATGTTCACTTTCCCAGCTTCGGCTGACATCGGACCAAATGTCTTACCGAACATTTTCGACCCGCAAGCAGTTAATGTTCAAAGCGTCTGTCCAGGATATACAGCTGCTAATGCACAAAAGACGGAGAAGGGACTCACGGCTGACTTGACCCTTGCTGGCCCTCCCTGCAATGTCTATGGCAACGACATCGAGCACCTGAAGCTTACCATTGAGTTTCAGGCGGACAATCGGATCAATGTCCAGATTCAACCTCGCTATACTGGCCCCGGTAATGAAACCTGGTTCATACTTCCTGAGGTGCTCGTGCCACGACCAGAGGCCGAGCCTGATGCGAATGCCGCTAGAAGCAAGCTGGAAATCTCGTGGTCGAATGAGCCCACCTTCTCCTTCACAGTGAAGCGTAAGGAGACTGGAGATGTCTTGTTCACGACCGAGGGCCGTGTCCTTGTTTATGAGGATCAGTTCATCGAGTTCGGCTCCTCTTTACCCGAGAATTACAACCTGTATGGTCTCGGCGAAGTTATGCATGGCTTTAGACTGGGGAACAATCTGACAC GCACGCTGTTCGCTGCGGATGTGGGCGACAACCTCGATGCCAACATCTACGGCAACCACCCGATCTATCTCGACACCAGATACTTCACCAAGGACGAGTCTGGAAAATTAAGCTACGTTTCCGACCCAGCAGACAAGAATGCCAAATATGTTTCGTATACAAACGGTGTCTTCCTTCGAAATGCTCATGCACAGGAAGTGCTCCTTCGACCCGAAGGTATCACCTGGAGGACTCTCGGCGGAAGCATCGATTTGTACTTCTTTGAGGGACCTTTTGCTCAGGATATCATCAAGTCTTATCAGCTCAGTACCGTTGGTCTTCCTGCAATGCAGCAGTATTGGACTCTTGGCTTTCACCAATGTCGCTGGGGATACTCGAACTGGACTGTTGTGAAGGATGTCGTTGACAATTTCCGCAAGTTTGGCATCCCGTTGGAGACAATCTGGA CCGACATTGATTACATGAAGGGCTATCGTGACTTTGAAAACGACCCTGATCAGTTCAGCTACGAGGAAGGCGCCAGGTTCCTCGAGGAGCTTCACAAGAATCACCAGCACTACGTGCCGATTGTCGACTCGGCCATCTATGTTCCAAATCCTGACAAGCCAGAAGATGATTACGAACCTTACCACCGTGGACTCGAAGCTGATGCTTTCATCATGAACCCAGACGGTTCGCTCTATATCGGTGCAGTGTGGCCTGGCTACACCGTGTTTCCGGACTGGATTGGTGCCGCCCTCAACGGTACAGGTACCGTCGGCTGGTGGACGGACGAGTTTGTTAGGTACTATAAGAAGGTCGCTTTTGATGGCATCTGGATTGACATGAGCGAGGTTGCTTCTTTCTGCATCGGAAGCTGTGGCACGGGCAACCTGACGCTCAATCCGGTTCATCCACCATGGGGTCTTCCCGGTGAGCCAGGCGCTCTTGTGCTCGATTACCCCGAAGGTTTTGAAAAAACCAACGCGAGTGAGGCATCCTCTGCAACGTCGGTTTACAAAACGCAGAACCCAGACCCCACGACTACAGCCAGCACCACTAGCACTACTTCTTACCTCAGGACGACACCGACTCCTGGAGTGCGCAATATCAACTATCCACCATATGTCATCAACAACTTCCACGGCGACATTGGTACTCACGCCCTGAGCCCCAATGGTACCCACCATGGCGGCACAGTCGACTATGACTTCCACAACTTGTTCGGCCATCAGATCCTCCACGCAACCTACCAGGCACTTCTCAAAGTCTTTGAGGGCAAGCGTCCTTTTATCATCGGCCGCAGCACCTTTGCGGGTTCTGGCAAATGGGCCGGTCACTGGGGTGGTGATAACTATTCCCTATGGGCGTTTCTGTACTTTAGCATTCCCCAGGCCCTatccttctccatcttcggTTTCCCCATGTTCGGCGTAGATACCTGCGGCTTCAATGGCAACACGGACCACGAGCTGTGCTCACGATGGATGCAGCTCAGCGCCTTTTTCCCATTCTACCGCAACCACAACGTCCGTGGCGCCATCAGCCAGGAGCCCTACGTGTGGAGCTCTGTGATCGATGCGTCCAAGAAGGCGATGAGGATTCGATACCTCCTGCTCCCGTACATGTACACACTTATGGCCCAGGCCAGCCTGTCTGGAGATACGGTCATGCGCGCACTCTCGTGGGAGTTCCCGCAAGAGCCGTGGTTGGCGGATGCGGATCGCCAGTTCATGTTGGGCAGCGCGGTGATGGTGACACCATGTCTTGTTCAAGGGGCCAATACAGTGGACGGCGTGTTTCCTGGAGTTGGCGATGGGACCATCTGGTATGATTGGTATACATACAAGGCCGCCAGTGAGGGTGTTCAGCCTGGGGAGAATGTAACGATCGATGCACCTCTGGGACACATTCCGGTTTTTCTACGGGGTGGCCATGTCATTCCAGTGCAAGAGCCGGGCATGACTACGACGGAGAGCAGACAAAATGAGTGGAGTGTCATCGTTGCTCTTGATGGTGCGGGTAAGGCGAATGGTACGTTGTATCTGGATGATGGTGAGAGTTTGGAGCCGGGTGAGAATGTGAAGTGGGTTGAT TTCACGGTTGAGAAGAACTCATTTCGAGTGACACCTCAGGGCAAGTACCTTGACCGAAACTCACTGGCCAACGTCACGATCCTGGGAGTGGCCGAGGCACCTCTGGGAGTGGCTATTAATAGTCATCTGCTCGGATCAGCTTCTTGGTCCTACGACTCCGAGGGGAAGTTCCTTTCGGTAACCGAGCTGCAGGACAACTTCAAGGAAGGGGCGTGGGCATCCAACTGGACGCTGTCGTGGAACTCGGCCTCAAACTCGGGCTCGTCTCCTGTTcagggaggcggcggcaggcTCGAGTTCAGCACGCCCAATTTGCTCCATGCAGCTGCTTTCGGCATCCTTTTTGGCCGCATGTTTGTAGTTTAG
- a CDS encoding fumarate reductase Osm1: protein MAPRVIVVGGGLSGLSAAHTIYLAGGNVVVLDKQGFFGGNSTKATSGINGALTRTQVELGIQDSVKQFYDDTLKSARDKARPDLIKVLTYKSAAAVEWLQDVFKLDLTLVSRLGGHSQPRTHRGHDAKFPGMAITYALMQRLEELAETEPERVQIIKKARVTSLNKEGNKVTGVKYEVNGETQSLDGPVVLATGGYAADFTEDSLLKKHRPDVYGLATTNGTHATGDGQKMVMAIGGNGIDMDKVQVHPTGLVDPKDPNSKWKFLAAEALRGEGGILLNGDGDRFCDELGHRDYVSGMIHKEKDKGKYPVRLVLNSKASKTLDFHTRHYSGRGLMKKMTGQELAKEIGCTPEHLQKTFQTYNAIAEGKQKDPWGKKFFHNLPVDINDDFHVSIMEPVLHFTMGGIEINDKAQVLNSEQKPFEGLYACGELAGGVHGANRLGGSSLLGCVVYGRVAGDSASNYLFQEALKGNAGAARLGQIALHIDPSQPGKISVQWGGESGAQATANTEAPKKDTAAAAPKKENPKAFTIPDKEYTMEEVAKHNKKEDLWVVVKGVVLDLTNWLEEHPGGVQALLNFMGRDATEEFEMLHDDEVIPKYAPEQVIGRVKGQKVTLEV, encoded by the exons ATGGCGCCTAGAgttattgttgttggcggcggcC TGTCCGGTCTGAGCGCTGCTCACACCATCTATCTCGCCGGTGGTAACGTCGTTGTCCTCGACAAGCAGGGTTTCTTCGGCGGCAACTCGACCAAGGCCACTTCCGGCATCAACGGTGCCCTCACCAGGACACAGGTTGAGCTCGGCATCCAGGACTCCGTCAAGCAGTTTTACGATGATACCCTTAAGTCTGCCCGTGACAAGGCCAGGCCCGACCTCATCAAGGTCCTCACCTACAAGTCCGCTGCCGCCGTTGAGTGGCTTCAGGATGTCTTCAAGCTCGACCTCACTCTCGTTTCCCGTCTCGG CGGCCACTCCCAGCCCCGTACTCACCGTGGGCACGATGCCAAGTTCCCCGGTATGGCCATCACCTATGCTCTCATGCAGCGCCTTGAGGAGCTTGCCGAGACCGAGCCCGAGCGCGTCCAGATCATCAAGAAGGCTCGCGTTACCAGCCTCAACAAGGAGGGCAACAAGGTCACCGGTGTCAAGTACGAGGTCAACGGCGAGACCCAGTCCCTCGATGGCCCTGTCGTCCTCGCCACTGGTGGGTACGCCGCCGATTTCACTGAGGACTCCCTCCTGAAGAAACACCGCCCCGATGTCTACGGCcttgccaccaccaacggcaCCCACGCCACTGGTGACGGCCAGAAGATGGTCATGGCCATTGGCGGTAATGGCATCGACATGGACAAGGTTCAGGTCCACCCCACGGGTCTCGTCGACCCCAAGGACCCCAACTCAAAGTGGAAGTTCCTTGCCGCTGAGGCCCTTCGTGGTGAGGGTGGTATCCTCCTCAATGGCGATGGTGACCGCTTCTGCGACGAGCTCGGCCACCGTGACTACGTCTCCGGCATGATTcacaaggagaaggataagGGCAAGTACCCCGTCCGCCTAGTCCTCAACTCCAAGGCTTCCAAGACCCTTGACTTCCACACCCGCCACTACTCCGGTCGTGGTTTGATGAAGAAAATGACTGGCCAAGAGCTCGCCAAGGAGATCGGTTGCACTCCTGAGCACCTCCAGAAGACCTTCCAGACCTACAACGCCATCGCTGAGGGTAAGCAGAAGGATCCTTGGGGCAAGAAGTTCTTCCATAACTTGCCCGTCGATATCAACGACGACTTCCACGTCTCCATCATGGAGCCTGTCCTCCACTTCACCATGGGTGGTATCGAGATCAACGACAAGGCCCAGGTTCTCAACTCTGAGCAGAAGCCCTTCGAGGGTCTCTACGCCTGCGGTGAGCTTGCTGGTGGTGTTCACGGTGCCAACCGTCTCGGTGGTTCTTCCCTCCTTGGCTGCGTTGTTTACGGCCGTGTCGCCGGTGACTCTGCCAGCAACTACCTCTTCCAGGAGGCTCTCAAGGGCAACGCTGGCGCTGCCCGTCTTGGTCAGATTGCCCTCCACATCGACCCCTCGCAGCCTGGCAAGATTTCCGTCCAGTGGGGCGGTGAGTCCGGTGCTCAGGCCACTGCCAACACGGAGGCTCCTAAGAAGGacactgccgccgctgcccccaaaaaggaaaatccCAAGGCTTTCACCATCCCCGACAAGGAGTACACCATGGAGGAGGTTGCCAAGCAtaacaagaaggaggacctTTGGGTTGTCGTCAAGGGTGTCGTCCTTGACCTCACCAACTGGCTTGAGGAACACCCCGGTGGTGTCCAAGCTCTTCTGAACTTCATGGGTCGTGACGCCACCGAGGAGTTCGAGATGCTCCATGACGATGAGGTCATTCCCAAGTATGCCCCTGAGCAAGTCATCGGCCGCGTCAAGGGTCAGAAGGTTACCCTCGAGGTTTGA